In the genome of Telluria beijingensis, one region contains:
- a CDS encoding hybrid sensor histidine kinase/response regulator — protein sequence MNIDKPLLADIVASGACSHDASTAELTDFVENAVEGLHRVGPDGTILWANRAELQMLGYEWDEYVGRHIAEFHEDPATIDYILATLLSGGTLYDQPARLRCKDGSIKHVLIHSNGHFEDGRLRHTRCFTRDATERQQRDVALAQRDAMLLNAPVAAALLVGPELRFHLVNNRYCELFDCSDLVGRTFGEAFPDLHGGSVAEEIARVFATGTRYEAEELVLSRLDAQGQPCERYFKFSLEPLMGADGRPEGVIAVAVEVTEHVRSRQAIERAHREREQLLVDLRAASQAKDEFLAMLGHELRNPLSPIVTALQLMRMRGDGAHSREGEIIQRQVDHLVRLVDDLLDVSRVTRGKIELKVERVELARVTGKAVEMASLLVEQRGHRLEVDVEPGLEWEGDPVRLAQVVSNLLTNAARYTEPGGRLWLRVRRDGPDAVEISVRDTGIGLAPEVRDQVFELFYQGKRSIDRSEGGLGIGLALVKNIVELHGGSVQAHSEGRGLGSEFVVRLPLRSAIAMQALFGSMPAAEPLGAPQRVLLVDDNVDGADTLGRLLRAHGHAVEVYHDPVSALAAVDRFHPTVALLDIGLPVLDGYQLAARIRALPGGRGCRLVALSGYGLAADHARSSAAGFERHLVKPVDPGEAARVVAAAAPTD from the coding sequence ATGAACATTGACAAACCGCTCCTCGCGGACATCGTCGCTTCCGGCGCCTGTTCGCATGATGCCTCGACCGCCGAGCTGACCGACTTCGTGGAGAACGCGGTCGAAGGGCTGCACCGCGTCGGGCCGGACGGCACCATCCTGTGGGCCAACCGCGCCGAACTGCAGATGCTCGGCTATGAGTGGGACGAATACGTCGGGCGCCACATCGCCGAATTCCATGAGGATCCGGCCACCATCGACTACATCCTGGCGACCCTGCTGTCGGGCGGGACGCTGTACGACCAGCCGGCGCGGCTGCGCTGCAAGGACGGCTCGATCAAGCACGTGCTGATCCACTCGAACGGGCATTTCGAGGATGGCCGGCTGCGCCATACCCGCTGCTTCACGCGCGACGCCACCGAGCGCCAGCAGCGCGACGTGGCGCTGGCCCAGCGCGATGCGATGCTGCTCAACGCGCCGGTGGCGGCGGCCCTGCTGGTGGGGCCGGAGCTGCGCTTCCACCTCGTTAACAACCGCTATTGCGAACTGTTCGACTGCAGCGACCTGGTCGGCCGCACCTTCGGCGAGGCCTTTCCCGACCTGCATGGCGGCAGCGTGGCGGAGGAGATCGCGCGCGTCTTCGCGACCGGTACGCGCTACGAGGCCGAAGAACTGGTCCTGTCCCGGCTCGACGCCCAGGGCCAGCCTTGCGAGCGCTATTTCAAGTTCAGCCTGGAGCCGTTGATGGGGGCCGATGGCCGGCCCGAAGGCGTGATCGCGGTCGCGGTCGAGGTCACCGAACATGTGCGCAGCCGGCAGGCGATCGAGCGCGCCCACCGCGAGCGCGAGCAGTTGCTGGTCGACCTGCGGGCGGCCAGCCAGGCCAAGGACGAGTTCCTGGCGATGCTGGGGCACGAGTTGCGCAATCCGCTGTCGCCGATCGTCACCGCGCTGCAGCTGATGCGCATGCGCGGCGACGGCGCGCACAGCCGCGAGGGCGAGATCATCCAGCGCCAGGTGGATCACCTGGTGCGGCTGGTGGACGACCTGCTCGACGTGTCGCGCGTCACGCGCGGCAAGATCGAGCTCAAGGTCGAGCGGGTCGAGCTGGCGCGGGTGACCGGCAAGGCGGTCGAGATGGCGAGCCTGCTGGTCGAGCAGCGCGGCCACCGCCTGGAGGTCGACGTGGAGCCCGGCCTGGAGTGGGAGGGCGATCCGGTGCGCCTGGCGCAGGTGGTGTCCAACCTGCTGACCAATGCGGCGCGCTACACCGAGCCGGGTGGCCGGCTGTGGCTGCGCGTGCGGCGCGATGGCCCGGATGCGGTGGAGATCAGCGTGCGCGACACCGGCATCGGCCTCGCGCCGGAGGTGCGCGACCAGGTGTTCGAGCTGTTCTACCAGGGCAAGCGCAGCATCGACCGCTCGGAAGGCGGGCTCGGGATCGGGCTGGCGCTGGTGAAGAACATCGTCGAACTGCATGGCGGCAGCGTCCAGGCGCATAGCGAGGGCCGTGGCCTGGGCAGCGAATTCGTGGTGCGCCTGCCGCTGCGCAGCGCCATCGCCATGCAGGCGTTATTCGGGTCGATGCCGGCGGCGGAACCGCTTGGCGCGCCGCAGCGCGTGCTGCTGGTGGACGACAACGTCGACGGCGCCGATACGCTGGGCCGACTGCTGCGCGCGCACGGCCATGCGGTCGAGGTCTATCACGACCCGGTGAGCGCACTGGCAGCAGTCGATCGCTTCCATCCGACCGTCGCGCTGCTCGACATCGGCCTGCCGGTGCTGGACGGCTACCAGCTCGCCGCGCGCATCCGCGCGCTGCCGGGCGGGCGGGGCTGCCGCCTGGTCGCGCTGAGCGGCTACGGCCTGGCGGCCGACCATGCGCGCAGCAGCGCGGCCGGCTTCGAGCGCCACCTGGTCAAGCCGGTCGACCCGGGCGAGGCCGCGCGGGTAGTCGCCGCCGCGGCCCCGACGGATTAA
- a CDS encoding exodeoxyribonuclease III, giving the protein MPRIISANLNGIRSAHKKGFFEWLATQDADYICVQELKAQEADMSEDFLRPHGYHGHFHYAEKKGYSGTGIYSRGAPDKHRIGFGCVEFDAEGRYTRCDFGDLTVISLYAPSGSSSPERQLAKFRFMEVFLPHLQELQAEGREIVICGDWNIAHKEIDLKNWKGNLKNSGFLPEERAWMTRIFDELGLVDVHRGLDPRPEQYTWWSNRGQAYAKNVGWRIDYHVATPGIAKCAKTVSVYKDVKFSDHAPLIIDYER; this is encoded by the coding sequence ATGCCACGAATTATTTCCGCCAACCTGAACGGCATCCGTTCCGCCCACAAGAAAGGCTTCTTCGAGTGGCTCGCCACGCAAGACGCCGACTATATCTGCGTCCAGGAGCTCAAGGCCCAGGAAGCCGACATGAGCGAGGACTTCCTGCGCCCGCACGGCTACCACGGCCATTTCCACTACGCCGAGAAGAAGGGCTACTCGGGTACCGGCATCTACAGCCGCGGCGCCCCGGACAAGCACCGCATCGGCTTCGGCTGCGTCGAATTCGACGCCGAAGGCCGCTACACGCGCTGCGATTTCGGCGACCTGACCGTGATCTCGCTGTATGCGCCGTCCGGTTCCTCGTCGCCCGAGCGCCAGCTGGCCAAGTTCCGCTTCATGGAAGTGTTCCTGCCGCACCTGCAGGAGCTGCAGGCCGAGGGCCGCGAGATCGTGATCTGCGGCGACTGGAACATCGCCCATAAAGAGATCGACCTCAAGAACTGGAAAGGCAACCTGAAGAACTCGGGCTTCCTGCCGGAAGAACGCGCCTGGATGACGCGCATCTTCGACGAACTGGGCCTGGTCGACGTGCACCGCGGCCTGGATCCGCGTCCCGAGCAGTACACCTGGTGGAGCAACCGCGGCCAGGCCTATGCCAAGAACGTGGGCTGGCGCATCGACTACCACGTCGCCACCCCGGGCATTGCCAAATGCGCGAAAACGGTCTCGGTCTACAAGGACGTCAAGTTCTCCGACCACGCGCCCTTGATCATCGACTACGAGCGCTGA
- a CDS encoding pseudouridine synthase yields MGRVVVKGRQAEANAHVPLPTRDGVAPSYLWLTETRAGGMLRFLCERFPDVSREAWAARLARGEIVDAKGAALGPDSHVRQGMRIWYYRELEAPETPIPFHEQVLFQDEHILVADKPHFLPTIPTGRFLKETLLVRLKRAHDLPHLVPIHRLDRETAGVVIFSHNPDSRGAYQSMFQKRVVRKTYEALAPVMPGRDFPFTYSSRMQDAEQFFVSEEVEGEPNSETLVELIEQRGLLARYRLHPHTGRKHQLRLHLSSLGAPIVNDAFYPVALPCKGDDFSAPLQLLARSIAFDDPLSGQPRSFDSQFTLDWP; encoded by the coding sequence ATGGGCCGTGTCGTCGTCAAGGGCCGGCAGGCCGAAGCCAATGCCCACGTGCCGCTGCCGACCCGCGACGGCGTCGCGCCCAGCTACCTGTGGCTGACCGAGACCCGCGCCGGCGGCATGCTGCGTTTTCTCTGCGAGCGGTTTCCGGACGTGAGCCGCGAGGCCTGGGCGGCGCGCCTGGCGCGTGGCGAAATCGTCGATGCCAAAGGCGCTGCCCTGGGCCCCGACAGCCATGTGCGGCAGGGCATGCGCATCTGGTATTACCGCGAGCTGGAAGCGCCCGAGACGCCGATCCCGTTCCACGAACAAGTGCTGTTCCAGGATGAGCACATCCTGGTGGCCGACAAGCCGCATTTTTTGCCGACCATCCCGACCGGGCGTTTTCTGAAGGAGACGCTGCTGGTGCGCCTGAAGCGCGCGCACGATCTGCCGCACCTGGTGCCGATCCACCGCCTCGACCGCGAGACGGCGGGCGTGGTGATCTTCTCGCACAATCCCGACTCGCGCGGGGCGTACCAGTCGATGTTCCAGAAACGGGTGGTGAGGAAGACCTACGAGGCGCTGGCGCCGGTCATGCCGGGGCGCGACTTCCCCTTTACCTACAGCAGCCGCATGCAGGATGCCGAGCAGTTTTTTGTGAGCGAAGAGGTGGAGGGCGAGCCGAATTCGGAGACACTGGTCGAGTTGATCGAGCAGCGCGGGCTGCTCGCGCGGTATCGCCTGCATCCGCATACGGGACGCAAGCACCAGCTGCGGCTGCACCTGTCGTCGCTCGGCGCGCCGATCGTGAACGATGCCTTCTATCCGGTGGCGCTGCCGTGCAAGGGAGATGACTTCAGCGCGCCGCTGCAGCTGCTGGCGCGCTCGATCGCGTTCGACGATCCCTTGAGCGGCCAGCCGCGCAGCTTCGACAGCCAGTTCACGCTCGACTGGCCTTGA
- the pyrE gene encoding orotate phosphoribosyltransferase, whose product MSEQQSDLRQQFIGFSVEAEVLKFGQFTTKAGRLSPYFFNAGLFHDGATLGKLAQFYAQTLLDSGVAFDMLFGPAYKGITLASATAVALAAKGRDTSFAYNRKEAKDHGEGGTIVGAKLQGKVVIIDDVISAGTSVRESVTMIRAAGAEPAAVLIALDRMERSGKDDALSELSAVQEVSREFNIPVISIANLDDLFTYLDTHTQDASLSQHKDAVAAYRTRYGT is encoded by the coding sequence ATGAGTGAACAACAGAGCGACCTGCGCCAGCAATTCATCGGATTTTCGGTCGAGGCCGAGGTATTGAAGTTCGGCCAATTCACGACCAAGGCCGGCCGCCTGTCGCCGTACTTCTTCAACGCCGGCCTGTTCCACGACGGCGCCACGCTGGGCAAGCTGGCCCAGTTCTACGCCCAGACCCTGCTCGACTCCGGCGTCGCGTTCGACATGCTGTTCGGCCCCGCCTACAAAGGCATCACCCTGGCCAGCGCCACCGCCGTCGCCCTGGCGGCGAAGGGCCGCGACACCTCGTTCGCCTACAACCGCAAGGAAGCGAAGGACCACGGCGAGGGCGGCACCATCGTCGGCGCGAAACTGCAGGGCAAGGTCGTGATCATCGACGACGTCATCTCGGCCGGCACGTCGGTGCGCGAATCGGTGACAATGATCCGCGCCGCCGGCGCCGAGCCGGCCGCGGTATTGATCGCCCTGGACCGCATGGAGCGCTCGGGAAAAGACGACGCCCTGTCCGAACTGTCCGCCGTACAAGAAGTCTCGCGCGAATTCAACATCCCGGTCATCTCGATCGCCAACCTCGACGACCTCTTCACCTACCTCGACACCCACACCCAGGACGCCAGCCTGTCCCAGCACAAGGACGCCGTCGCCGCCTACCGCACCCGCTACGGCACCTAA